In a single window of the Desulfovibrio psychrotolerans genome:
- a CDS encoding winged helix-turn-helix domain-containing protein: MLDKLFTSKTRIKLLLKLFLNPEVSSYLRELSSEFSLSPNALKEELDGLSQAGYLDKEKKGRNIYYKANTRHPFFPEISSIVRKHFGIDRVIEQILTHLGDVQEVYILDDYAKGVDSGIIDVLVVGNVDPNKLHGVAQPIEKKLGRKIRTMVMPTSEFNTTSLLAKRPYWKAY, encoded by the coding sequence ATGCTCGACAAGCTCTTCACATCCAAAACGCGCATCAAGCTGCTCCTCAAGCTTTTCCTTAACCCTGAGGTCTCTTCCTATCTGCGCGAATTATCCAGCGAGTTCAGCCTTTCACCCAACGCGCTGAAAGAGGAATTGGACGGCCTGAGTCAGGCGGGGTACCTTGACAAGGAAAAGAAAGGACGGAACATCTACTACAAGGCCAACACACGGCATCCTTTCTTTCCGGAAATCAGCTCCATCGTGCGCAAACATTTCGGCATAGACAGGGTGATCGAGCAGATTCTCACCCACCTTGGCGACGTACAGGAAGTTTACATTCTGGACGACTATGCCAAAGGGGTGGACAGCGGCATAATTGACGTGCTCGTCGTCGGCAACGTAGACCCCAATAAACTGCACGGTGTGGCACAGCCCATAGAGAAAAAGCTGGGCAGAAAGATCAGAACCATGGTCATGCCCACCAGCGAATTTAACACAACCAGTCTGCTGGCTAAACGCCCGTATTGGAAGGCATATTAA
- a CDS encoding HpcH/HpaI aldolase family protein: MTIAALRQKLSTGGHTVGSWMQIPSPDVAELMGNSGYDWIAVDLEHGAFTRSDLPDTFRAIDLGGSLPFARVADCTMTSIKGALDSGAAGLIFPMIESRKQLDDAISLSLYPPNGIRGVGYCRGNLFGKQFEQGVAANPDLFFCAQIEHVRAIDNLSAILAHPRLDAIMVGPYDLSGSMGLTGQFGHSDFTQALSRIAESARSACIPMGLHVVQPDAAALRSKIEEGYQFIAYGIDSVFLYNSAERPIW, from the coding sequence ATGACCATAGCTGCATTACGCCAAAAACTTTCAACTGGCGGGCACACCGTTGGATCGTGGATGCAAATTCCCTCGCCCGATGTAGCCGAACTTATGGGCAATTCAGGGTATGACTGGATTGCTGTGGACCTAGAACACGGCGCCTTTACCCGCAGCGATCTCCCGGACACATTTCGCGCCATTGACCTAGGCGGCTCGCTGCCTTTTGCCCGGGTTGCGGACTGCACCATGACCTCGATCAAGGGAGCCTTGGATTCCGGAGCTGCGGGTCTCATCTTTCCCATGATCGAATCCCGTAAACAACTGGACGATGCTATCAGCCTTTCTCTGTACCCGCCCAACGGAATACGCGGAGTCGGCTATTGTCGAGGCAATCTGTTCGGCAAGCAGTTCGAACAGGGCGTTGCTGCCAATCCCGACCTCTTTTTCTGTGCACAGATTGAGCACGTGCGGGCTATAGACAACCTGTCGGCCATTCTTGCTCACCCCAGACTGGACGCGATTATGGTAGGCCCTTATGACCTTTCCGGCTCCATGGGCTTGACCGGGCAGTTCGGACACTCTGACTTTACGCAAGCTCTTTCCCGCATTGCTGAATCGGCGCGATCCGCATGCATCCCCATGGGGCTGCATGTTGTACAGCCCGACGCAGCAGCACTGCGCAGCAAGATTGAGGAAGGATACCAGTTCATTGCGTACGGAATTGATTCCGTGTTTTTGTATAACAGTGCCGAAAGGCCCATCTGGTAA